Proteins co-encoded in one Kutzneria chonburiensis genomic window:
- a CDS encoding glycosyltransferase family 2 protein → MKARTAIVVVTYNSAPVLGDCLRSLPAGAEGVELTDVVVVDNASRDGTLELAASFTELPVRTVQIGRNAGYAAGINAGVNELDLATLDSVLVINPDCRLSRGGLATLQEVLTVPGRGIAVPRLVNPDGTLQPSLRRKPTVGRALAEAVIGGTRAGRIGTLGELVTDPREYERAAPAAWATGAAMLISVNALLQTGPWDESFLLYSEETEFALRAADRGWSLWYEPSAVVEHIGGDADTNPMLAALLTVNRVRLFRRRRGFMPALAYYMAVVLGESARALAGRPTAKASVAALLRPSRRIQTLAS, encoded by the coding sequence ATGAAGGCTCGGACCGCGATCGTGGTCGTGACGTACAACAGCGCGCCCGTGCTGGGCGACTGCCTGCGCTCGCTGCCGGCCGGCGCCGAGGGGGTCGAGCTCACCGACGTTGTCGTGGTCGACAACGCCTCCCGCGACGGCACCCTCGAGCTGGCCGCCTCGTTCACCGAGCTACCGGTGCGCACCGTCCAAATCGGTCGCAACGCCGGCTACGCCGCCGGCATCAACGCCGGCGTCAACGAGCTGGACCTGGCCACGCTCGACTCCGTACTGGTCATCAATCCTGACTGCCGGTTGTCGCGCGGCGGGTTGGCCACCCTGCAAGAAGTACTCACAGTGCCTGGGCGCGGCATTGCGGTGCCGCGGTTGGTCAATCCGGATGGAACTCTGCAGCCTTCCTTGCGGCGCAAGCCCACTGTGGGTAGAGCGCTGGCCGAAGCGGTGATCGGCGGCACCCGCGCCGGCCGTATCGGCACTCTCGGTGAGCTGGTCACCGATCCCCGTGAGTACGAGCGGGCGGCGCCGGCGGCGTGGGCCACCGGGGCGGCGATGCTCATCTCCGTGAACGCCCTGTTGCAGACCGGACCATGGGACGAGTCTTTCCTCCTTTACAGCGAGGAGACGGAGTTCGCGCTCCGGGCGGCCGATCGCGGCTGGTCGCTGTGGTACGAGCCGAGCGCGGTGGTCGAGCACATCGGCGGCGACGCCGACACGAATCCCATGCTGGCCGCGCTGTTGACGGTCAACCGGGTCCGGCTGTTCCGCCGCCGCCGCGGTTTCATGCCGGCGCTGGCCTACTACATGGCCGTGGTGCTGGGCGAATCCGCTCGGGCATTGGCCGGCCGGCCGACCGCGAAGGCCTCTGTCGCCGCGTTGCTCCGGCCGTCCCGCCGCATCCAGACCCTGGCCAGCTGA
- a CDS encoding polysaccharide deacetylase family protein — protein MSQSVVNLTVHGIGPTERAMEPDEDKTWVSVEQFEQVLDAAMGRPDVRITFDDGNASDVEIALPRLVERGLTADFFVLAGLLGEPGRLDRSDVRELQGSGMRIGSHGWAHRDWRRLTDEQAVEEIAHASRVLGKLTGDPITEVAIPFGSYDRHVLRRLRLAGVHRVYTSDGGRASGDSWLQARNSLHHDVQAAWAHEVLTGKPTLPLRVRRQAARVVKRLRG, from the coding sequence ATGTCTCAGTCGGTGGTCAACCTCACCGTGCACGGGATCGGGCCGACGGAACGGGCGATGGAGCCGGACGAGGACAAGACCTGGGTCAGCGTCGAGCAGTTCGAGCAGGTGCTCGACGCGGCCATGGGCCGGCCCGACGTCCGGATCACCTTCGACGACGGCAACGCCTCCGATGTGGAGATCGCGCTGCCCCGACTGGTGGAACGCGGACTGACGGCGGATTTCTTCGTGCTGGCCGGGCTTCTGGGCGAACCCGGCCGGCTCGACCGCTCCGACGTCCGCGAGTTGCAAGGGTCCGGCATGCGGATCGGCTCGCACGGCTGGGCTCACCGCGACTGGCGGCGGCTGACCGACGAGCAGGCCGTCGAGGAGATCGCCCACGCCAGCCGGGTGCTGGGCAAGCTGACCGGGGATCCGATCACCGAGGTGGCCATCCCGTTCGGCTCCTACGACCGGCATGTGCTGCGGCGCCTGCGATTGGCCGGCGTGCACCGCGTCTACACCAGCGACGGTGGCCGCGCCAGTGGCGACTCCTGGCTCCAGGCCCGCAACAGCCTGCACCACGACGTCCAGGCGGCCTGGGCCCACGAGGTGCTCACCGGGAAGCCGACGCTGCCCCTGCGCGTCCGTCGGCAGGCCGCCCGTGTGGTGAAGCGACTACGGGGTTGA
- a CDS encoding NAD-dependent epimerase/dehydratase family protein has product MAGWLGVRALVTGATGFIGSHLVKRLTGLGAVVHAVSRQVQEHVSAGETWHVADLCDADKVSSVVEAAEPEVVFHLASEVTGAREVRLVRPTLASNLDSAVNLLTAVASAAPAGRVVLAGSVEEPRPEDGAAVACSPYAVAKWAVSGYARMFHELWDVPVTTLRIGMVYGPGQKDLRKLIPYVTTALLRGESPELTSGTRLVDWVYVDDVVDAFLAAALSEQAPGREFDIASGTQLSIRDTIELLAKIIGAHQQPRYGAVADRPLDRPQVADIGPAGELLGWHPRTSLETGLRRTADWYSSIL; this is encoded by the coding sequence GTGGCCGGCTGGCTGGGGGTCAGGGCACTGGTGACCGGGGCGACCGGGTTCATCGGTTCCCATCTGGTGAAACGGCTGACCGGACTCGGCGCGGTGGTGCACGCGGTGAGCCGGCAGGTCCAGGAGCACGTGTCGGCCGGGGAGACCTGGCACGTGGCCGATCTGTGCGACGCGGACAAGGTGAGCTCCGTGGTCGAGGCCGCGGAACCGGAAGTCGTGTTCCATCTGGCCAGCGAGGTCACCGGCGCCCGCGAGGTGCGGCTGGTGCGCCCGACGCTGGCCAGCAATCTGGACAGCGCGGTGAACCTGCTGACCGCCGTCGCCTCGGCGGCGCCGGCCGGCCGGGTGGTGCTGGCCGGATCCGTGGAGGAGCCGAGGCCGGAAGACGGGGCCGCGGTGGCGTGTTCCCCCTACGCCGTGGCGAAATGGGCCGTCTCCGGTTACGCCCGGATGTTCCACGAACTGTGGGACGTGCCGGTGACGACGCTGCGTATAGGCATGGTGTACGGGCCGGGGCAGAAGGATCTGCGCAAGCTGATCCCGTATGTGACAACGGCATTGCTCCGCGGGGAGTCGCCGGAGCTGACCAGCGGCACCCGTCTGGTGGACTGGGTCTACGTCGACGACGTGGTCGACGCCTTCCTGGCCGCCGCGCTGTCCGAGCAGGCGCCGGGCCGGGAGTTCGACATCGCGTCCGGCACCCAGTTGTCCATCAGGGACACCATAGAACTGTTGGCGAAGATCATCGGGGCGCACCAGCAGCCACGCTACGGCGCCGTCGCGGACCGTCCGCTGGACCGTCCGCAAGTGGCCGATATCGGGCCGGCCGGTGAACTGCTGGGCTGGCATCCGCGTACCTCGTTGGAGACGGGGCTACGCCGGACAGCCGACTGGTATTCCTCTATCCTGTAA
- a CDS encoding sugar transferase — protein sequence MALLPHEQPHLLAVTSTRFHGRHRNHRSPLAVWESRYRTAVIMSDVLATALATLLATVLIGRELPDYLGQLPRLVSVAALLIVVAALPANRAWDPKILGQGAEEFRRLGKALVATAVTLSVAGVAFELTHLRLWVFFVVPAVGAIAFPGRYLLRRLLHSRRGKGECLLPVMAAGSVEWAADLIARTRKEPHNGWRVEAVCTPDGFGTDGTQEVAGVPVVGALGDLTERAQPGGYRVVAVSADPYWTPRQLQRLAWELEDTESELVVAPVLMELAGPRLHVSGVVGLPLLRVQAPTFGRAKRVIKNCVDRLGALILLTLLAPVLLAIAVIVKTDDGGPVLFKQKRVGQGGKPFTMWKFRTMVVNADTMLNELRASNQGAGPLFKMRQDPRVTGPGRLLRRYSLDELPQLINVFTGAMSLVGPRPPLPHEVEQYGSDAGRRLLVKPGLTGLWQISGRSDLPWEEALRLDLRYVEDWSLALDAIILWKTVRAVFSGQGAY from the coding sequence ATGGCACTGCTGCCGCACGAGCAACCGCACCTGCTGGCTGTCACGTCCACCCGTTTCCATGGCCGGCACCGCAACCACCGGTCGCCGCTGGCGGTCTGGGAGAGCCGCTACCGCACCGCCGTGATCATGTCCGACGTGCTGGCCACCGCGCTGGCCACCCTGCTGGCGACCGTCCTGATCGGACGCGAGCTGCCCGACTATCTCGGCCAGCTGCCGCGGCTGGTCAGCGTGGCCGCTCTACTCATAGTGGTTGCCGCGCTGCCGGCCAACCGGGCCTGGGACCCCAAGATCCTGGGCCAGGGCGCCGAGGAGTTCCGAAGACTCGGCAAGGCGCTCGTCGCGACCGCGGTGACACTGTCGGTGGCCGGCGTCGCGTTCGAGCTGACACATCTGCGGTTATGGGTGTTCTTCGTGGTACCGGCGGTCGGGGCAATCGCGTTCCCCGGCCGCTATCTGCTGCGCCGGCTGCTGCACAGCCGGCGGGGCAAGGGCGAGTGCCTGCTGCCGGTGATGGCGGCGGGCAGTGTGGAGTGGGCGGCCGACCTGATCGCCCGTACCCGCAAGGAACCGCACAACGGCTGGCGGGTCGAGGCCGTGTGCACGCCGGACGGCTTCGGCACCGACGGCACGCAGGAGGTCGCCGGTGTGCCGGTGGTGGGCGCACTCGGGGACCTGACCGAACGGGCACAACCGGGTGGCTATCGGGTCGTCGCGGTGTCCGCGGATCCATATTGGACGCCGCGCCAGCTGCAACGGCTGGCCTGGGAGCTGGAGGACACCGAGTCGGAGCTGGTCGTCGCGCCGGTGCTGATGGAGCTGGCCGGGCCGCGGCTGCACGTGTCCGGCGTGGTCGGCCTGCCGCTGCTGCGGGTGCAGGCGCCCACTTTCGGCCGCGCCAAGCGGGTGATCAAGAACTGCGTCGACCGGCTGGGCGCGCTGATCCTGCTGACCCTGCTGGCGCCGGTGCTGCTGGCCATCGCGGTGATCGTCAAGACCGACGACGGCGGTCCGGTGCTGTTCAAGCAGAAGCGGGTCGGCCAGGGCGGAAAACCGTTCACCATGTGGAAGTTCCGCACCATGGTGGTCAACGCCGACACGATGCTCAACGAGCTGCGGGCCAGCAATCAGGGCGCCGGGCCGCTGTTCAAGATGCGCCAGGACCCGCGCGTCACCGGGCCGGGCCGACTGCTGCGCCGGTACTCGCTGGACGAGCTGCCGCAGCTGATCAACGTGTTCACCGGCGCGATGTCGCTGGTCGGGCCGCGGCCGCCGCTGCCGCACGAGGTCGAGCAGTACGGCTCCGACGCGGGACGACGGCTGCTGGTCAAGCCGGGCCTGACCGGGCTGTGGCAGATCAGCGGCCGCAGCGACCTGCCGTGGGAAGAGGCGCTGCGGCTGGACCTTCGCTACGTCGAGGACTGGTCACTGGCCCTGGACGCGATCATCCTGTGGAAGACCGTGCGTGCGGTCTTCAGCGGTCAGGGGGCGTACTGA
- a CDS encoding glycosyltransferase encodes MRVTFVCPTPVVGAQVIQGYADELAARGHEISVVRLRERAGLRVPGWSRRGRGQSSVRVVTTARLSPDVVPDGDVVLATDASTSKLLPALSGRHGRAGQLVQSREQWGADPELRLAVPKIATSERLAGVLSGLGVPSSAVTVVSQGLNLAVFRPPHPALPRGHRVSVPVGPDSGAATALEALERTRALLPTMEVTAFGAGRRPEQLPSWIRYLRSLPTHELVRQVYQRDAVHLGTAASAARAMACGSAVVGVRGSALSDFAEHDRDSLLVEPGDVNGTAEALVRLMLDRELRTRLVAGGFRTAATMDSADSAVALEKALHGWTEAVAPQL; translated from the coding sequence ATGCGCGTCACCTTTGTGTGTCCGACACCGGTTGTCGGTGCGCAGGTGATCCAGGGATATGCCGACGAGTTGGCGGCCCGTGGCCACGAGATCAGTGTGGTCCGGCTGCGCGAGCGGGCGGGGCTGCGGGTGCCCGGCTGGTCGCGCAGGGGACGCGGACAGTCCTCGGTGCGGGTCGTGACGACCGCACGGCTGTCCCCGGACGTCGTGCCGGACGGGGATGTCGTGCTGGCGACCGATGCCAGCACGTCGAAGCTGCTGCCCGCGCTGTCCGGCCGCCATGGTCGGGCAGGGCAGCTGGTTCAGTCCCGTGAGCAGTGGGGGGCGGACCCTGAGCTACGGCTGGCCGTGCCCAAGATCGCCACGTCCGAGCGGCTCGCCGGCGTCCTGAGTGGACTCGGTGTGCCCAGCTCGGCCGTGACAGTCGTGTCCCAGGGGCTCAACCTCGCGGTCTTCCGGCCGCCACATCCGGCGCTACCGCGCGGGCACCGGGTGAGCGTGCCGGTCGGACCGGACTCCGGGGCGGCGACCGCGTTGGAGGCGTTGGAACGGACCAGGGCGCTGTTGCCCACCATGGAGGTCACCGCCTTCGGCGCCGGTCGCCGCCCGGAGCAGCTCCCCAGCTGGATCCGCTACCTCAGGTCGCTGCCCACCCACGAGCTGGTGCGCCAGGTGTACCAGCGCGACGCCGTCCACCTGGGCACCGCGGCCAGCGCCGCCCGGGCGATGGCGTGCGGCTCGGCGGTGGTCGGCGTCCGGGGCAGCGCGCTGTCGGACTTCGCCGAGCACGACCGGGACAGCCTGCTGGTCGAGCCGGGCGACGTGAACGGCACGGCCGAGGCGCTGGTCCGGCTGATGCTGGACCGCGAGCTGCGGACCCGGTTGGTGGCCGGTGGTTTCCGCACGGCGGCGACCATGGACAGCGCGGATTCGGCCGTGGCGCTGGAGAAGGCGCTGCACGGCTGGACCGAGGCCGTCGCGCCTCAGCTCTGA
- a CDS encoding hotdog domain-containing protein — MSVARSGQVTFLRPAVLGDELVARATERGRFGRNGIYDVTVTRTDGVVIAEFRGQSRQAQS; from the coding sequence GTGAGCGTCGCCCGGTCGGGTCAGGTGACGTTCCTGCGGCCGGCCGTGCTGGGCGACGAACTGGTCGCAAGGGCAACGGAACGCGGTCGCTTCGGCCGAAACGGCATCTACGACGTGACAGTCACCAGAACGGATGGTGTTGTCATCGCGGAGTTCCGGGGCCAGAGCCGCCAGGCTCAGAGCTGA
- a CDS encoding PucR family transcriptional regulator, which produces MTAVRNDASQLWARLPGHLGARFRPYAGRLAREVVHEIQRSVPAYARPLRGKFGQVLVGGVERAIVHCFESVGNPQASSTEWTAWFRYVGRVEFTEGRTTDSMQTAVRVGARVAWRNLSKAGRELGIPPDVLLLTAEAIFAYVDELCRVAVEGYAEAQRQAAAGGERQRAQLLRLILADPPAPTESIEAQAIAADWPLPSQAAAIALVDEAPHLPGCLSDGGCVLTADPDRAVRLLARPLAVGPTVPLAQARQSLTLARRAVVLARRGVIDGPIVRCDDHLLTLLFHADEFLLDELSRRSLAPFDDLTPKQRERLKATLLAWLDTRGGINEIAARLEVHPQTVRYRMHQIDQLVGDRIHDPARRLELEIALRQG; this is translated from the coding sequence ATGACGGCTGTCCGCAATGACGCGAGCCAGCTGTGGGCCCGCCTGCCCGGTCATCTCGGCGCGCGTTTTCGCCCGTACGCCGGCCGGCTCGCCCGCGAGGTGGTGCACGAGATCCAGCGCTCCGTTCCCGCCTACGCGCGGCCGTTGCGCGGCAAGTTCGGCCAGGTGCTCGTCGGCGGGGTCGAGCGGGCGATCGTGCACTGCTTCGAATCCGTCGGCAATCCGCAGGCGTCGTCCACGGAGTGGACGGCCTGGTTCCGCTACGTCGGCCGGGTGGAGTTCACCGAGGGCCGCACCACCGATTCGATGCAGACCGCGGTCCGGGTCGGGGCCCGCGTCGCCTGGCGCAACCTGTCCAAGGCCGGCCGCGAGCTCGGCATCCCACCGGACGTGCTGCTGCTGACCGCCGAGGCGATCTTCGCCTACGTGGACGAGTTGTGCCGAGTGGCCGTCGAGGGCTACGCCGAGGCCCAGCGTCAGGCCGCAGCGGGCGGTGAGCGCCAACGGGCCCAGTTGCTACGACTCATCCTCGCCGACCCGCCGGCCCCTACGGAATCGATTGAGGCGCAAGCAATCGCCGCCGACTGGCCGCTGCCGAGCCAGGCCGCGGCCATCGCGCTCGTCGACGAGGCGCCACACCTCCCGGGCTGCCTCTCCGACGGCGGCTGCGTGCTCACCGCCGACCCCGACCGCGCGGTCAGACTCCTTGCTCGCCCCCTGGCCGTCGGCCCGACCGTCCCGCTGGCCCAGGCCCGACAGTCCCTCACGCTCGCGCGACGCGCCGTCGTCCTCGCGCGACGCGGCGTCATCGACGGCCCGATCGTCCGCTGTGACGACCATCTGCTCACACTGCTGTTCCACGCCGACGAGTTCCTGCTCGACGAGCTGAGCCGGCGCAGCCTCGCCCCGTTCGACGACCTCACGCCCAAGCAGCGCGAGCGGCTGAAGGCCACGCTGCTCGCCTGGCTGGACACGCGCGGTGGCATCAACGAGATCGCGGCCCGGCTGGAGGTGCACCCGCAGACGGTCCGCTATCGCATGCACCAGATCGACCAGCTGGTCGGCGACCGCATCCACGACCCGGCCCGCCGGCTGGAACTGGAGATCGCCCTGCGGCAAGGTTGA
- a CDS encoding DUF6801 domain-containing protein has translation MATAAALVLTGLAVGAGVSAAAGTPVDKTLAFTCPFPLIGNQTLQVRIRATMSTPDTVGGDLVTTDFSATATVPPTATQGLALVGAKTIEGTAQAGVTLNEAGTPLDITIPGLVIPSTPVPDSGAFDTVASGPVPTATITKAGTTTVSVGGFSTTLTPKKADGTPTGLGTFTSDCTLNPGQDAQLISFQTKDGPPPTTTPPTTTTTTTTPPPTTTTTTTTTTTTTKPTTTTTAPPGTITYSYSIKGSSEIKRLHTDVAIRGGITAKLDLGTSRYTADLTLNPTSARFAIFGFIPVTTKIAFEPQGQTTGAVANGALDARSELAVKMPLISVFGLPISRSAACGTSKPSVVTMTSGPGFDVLKGGTLSGSYALAPLRGCGLFTPFISALATGPGNTIDLTLKAS, from the coding sequence GTGGCCACGGCGGCCGCGCTCGTGCTGACGGGCCTGGCCGTCGGCGCGGGCGTGTCGGCGGCCGCAGGCACCCCGGTGGACAAGACACTGGCGTTCACCTGTCCCTTCCCGCTGATCGGCAACCAGACGCTCCAGGTACGGATCAGGGCGACCATGTCCACTCCGGACACTGTCGGCGGCGACCTCGTGACGACCGACTTCTCGGCCACGGCAACGGTTCCGCCCACCGCCACGCAGGGGTTGGCGTTGGTCGGGGCCAAGACGATCGAGGGCACCGCGCAGGCCGGCGTGACGTTGAACGAGGCCGGCACGCCGCTGGACATCACCATTCCGGGCCTGGTGATCCCGTCGACCCCGGTGCCGGACTCCGGCGCCTTCGACACGGTGGCCTCCGGCCCGGTGCCGACGGCGACGATCACCAAGGCCGGCACCACGACCGTGTCGGTCGGCGGTTTCTCGACCACGCTGACGCCGAAGAAGGCCGACGGCACGCCGACCGGCCTCGGCACGTTCACCTCGGACTGCACGCTCAACCCGGGCCAGGACGCCCAGTTGATCAGCTTCCAGACGAAGGACGGCCCACCGCCGACCACCACTCCCCCGACGACAACAACCACAACCACAACTCCCCCACCCACAACGACAACGACGACAACCACCACGACAACCACGACCAAGCCGACGACCACGACGACCGCGCCGCCCGGCACCATCACGTACAGCTACTCGATCAAGGGCAGCTCGGAGATCAAGCGCCTGCACACGGACGTGGCGATCCGCGGCGGCATCACGGCCAAGCTCGACCTCGGCACCAGCCGCTACACCGCTGACCTCACGCTCAACCCGACCAGCGCCCGGTTCGCGATCTTCGGCTTCATCCCGGTCACCACGAAGATCGCCTTCGAGCCGCAGGGCCAGACCACCGGCGCGGTGGCCAACGGGGCCCTGGACGCGCGGTCCGAGCTGGCCGTGAAGATGCCGCTGATCAGCGTGTTCGGCCTGCCGATCAGCCGGTCCGCGGCCTGCGGCACCAGCAAGCCGTCGGTCGTCACGATGACCTCCGGCCCCGGTTTCGACGTGCTCAAGGGCGGCACGCTGTCCGGCAGCTACGCGCTGGCGCCGCTGCGCGGCTGCGGCCTGTTCACGCCGTTCATCAGTGCGCTGGCCACCGGCCCCGGCAACACGATCGATCTCACGCTGAAAGCGAGTTGA
- a CDS encoding DUF427 domain-containing protein, whose protein sequence is MTRDYPSAPVQAGHSEPAPRRVRAVLAGRTVFDTQNAQYVWEWPFYPQYYIPVADIDPEVLVDEDHVQKLRHGTARRHGLRVGDVSKPSSVRVFEDGLVKFDWDALDSWFEEDEEIFVHPRNPYTRVDALRSTRTVRVELDGVVLAESSSPVMVFETGLPTRYYLNRTEVDFSHLEPSATETACPYKGRTTGYWSVRVGDAVHPDLAWCYDFPTRQLLPIAGLVAFYNEKVDIFVDGVELERPSTHFS, encoded by the coding sequence GTGACGCGCGACTACCCCTCAGCGCCCGTGCAGGCCGGCCACAGCGAGCCGGCGCCGCGCCGGGTGCGGGCTGTGCTGGCCGGCCGGACCGTCTTCGACACGCAGAATGCCCAGTACGTCTGGGAATGGCCGTTCTATCCGCAGTACTACATCCCCGTCGCCGACATCGATCCCGAGGTGCTGGTCGACGAGGACCACGTGCAGAAGCTGCGCCACGGCACCGCCCGGCGGCACGGCTTGCGCGTGGGTGACGTGAGCAAACCCAGCAGTGTCAGGGTGTTCGAGGACGGCCTGGTCAAGTTCGACTGGGACGCCCTTGATTCCTGGTTCGAGGAGGACGAGGAGATCTTCGTCCACCCGCGCAACCCGTACACGCGGGTCGACGCCCTGCGCTCCACCCGGACCGTCCGGGTCGAGCTGGACGGCGTGGTGCTGGCCGAATCCTCCTCGCCGGTCATGGTGTTCGAGACCGGGCTGCCCACCCGCTACTACCTCAACCGTACCGAGGTCGACTTCTCCCACCTGGAGCCGTCGGCCACCGAGACCGCCTGCCCGTACAAGGGGCGGACCACCGGCTACTGGTCGGTGCGGGTCGGGGACGCCGTGCACCCGGATCTGGCCTGGTGCTACGACTTCCCGACCCGGCAGCTGCTGCCCATCGCCGGTCTGGTCGCCTTCTACAACGAGAAGGTCGACATCTTCGTCGACGGCGTCGAGTTGGAGCGGCCGTCAACGCACTTCTCGTAG
- a CDS encoding PQQ-binding-like beta-propeller repeat protein, with protein MRNVLLAMVLLLVGGCATALPSQSPGAATWSAWPAALHDARHSGSSTTDGPVRGVVRWQRQLEGPVTPGPVIGPDGVVYASSTAGILHAVDPVSGKDRWTYDSHYTGGGDLSVSPLVLPGGDIVWPTPGNRLLVLSPAGALLWSVVLPGTPTSPASVDGKRVYIGDLSGHVSAIDADAHRLLWTATVGRVSYGSVVTDGSFVYTTADAGVTAVDAGGAVLWQRDPGDDITEVSAGLAADGTVLLGTNGSREWAYHPDGTPAWSVPRYITYSSPVVTGSGLAYVGDHGGTVTAFDVRTGGVVRSYRLNGAEIWSSTILDSRYRLYYATQAGHVYGLNPDGGPLFDVNVGAPVDSYPALSADHALIIGSRNGLLTSIG; from the coding sequence GTGCGGAACGTGCTGCTGGCCATGGTTTTGCTGCTCGTCGGCGGCTGTGCGACTGCGCTCCCCTCGCAGTCGCCCGGCGCCGCGACGTGGTCGGCCTGGCCGGCGGCGCTGCACGACGCCCGGCACAGCGGTTCGTCCACAACGGACGGACCGGTGCGCGGGGTCGTTCGGTGGCAACGGCAGCTGGAAGGGCCCGTCACGCCGGGGCCGGTGATCGGTCCCGACGGGGTGGTCTACGCCTCCTCAACCGCCGGCATCCTGCACGCCGTGGATCCGGTGAGCGGCAAGGACCGCTGGACGTACGACTCGCACTACACCGGCGGCGGAGACCTCTCCGTGTCGCCGTTGGTGTTGCCCGGCGGCGACATCGTGTGGCCGACGCCGGGCAATCGGCTGCTGGTGTTGTCACCGGCCGGGGCATTGCTGTGGTCGGTCGTGCTGCCAGGGACGCCGACGTCGCCGGCCTCGGTCGACGGCAAGCGGGTGTACATCGGCGATCTTTCCGGCCACGTCAGTGCCATCGACGCCGACGCTCATCGTCTACTGTGGACTGCCACAGTGGGTCGGGTGTCGTATGGGTCCGTCGTCACCGACGGGTCCTTTGTCTACACGACCGCGGACGCCGGCGTCACCGCCGTCGACGCCGGCGGCGCGGTCCTATGGCAGCGGGATCCCGGCGACGACATCACCGAGGTGTCCGCCGGGCTGGCCGCCGACGGCACGGTGTTGTTGGGCACCAACGGATCCCGTGAGTGGGCCTATCATCCGGACGGGACGCCGGCGTGGAGCGTGCCCCGCTACATCACGTACTCGTCGCCGGTCGTGACGGGCAGCGGCCTGGCCTACGTCGGTGATCACGGCGGCACCGTGACCGCCTTCGACGTGCGGACCGGGGGCGTGGTGCGGTCGTATCGGCTCAACGGGGCCGAGATCTGGAGCTCCACCATCCTCGACTCCCGCTATCGCCTGTACTACGCCACCCAGGCCGGGCATGTCTACGGCCTGAACCCGGACGGCGGCCCGCTGTTCGACGTGAACGTCGGGGCGCCGGTCGACTCCTATCCTGCCCTGTCCGCCGACCATGCGCTGATCATCGGCTCCCGCAACGGGCTTCTCACCTCGATCGGCTAG
- a CDS encoding ABC transporter ATP-binding protein: MGVQIEVEGLAKSFGRQTIWQDVSLTVPAGELSVLLGPSGTGKSVFLKCLVGLLRPERGRIIVNGVDLCRCTEAERYRLRKLFGVLFQDGALFGSMTVYDNIAFPLREHTRKTEAEIRRIVADKTELVGLAGAEHKLPGEISGGMRKRAGLARALVLDPEIILCDEPDSGLDPVRTAYLSQLLVDLNAQVDATILIVTHNISVARTVPDNLGMLYRRRLVGFGPREILLTSEEPVVAQFLGGHRHGPIGMSEERDAVLGHAETAWPTTLPDLVPQLEPSPGLPVRQAIGRRQERVRTLLPTLSEAARHHVLSHWGVPR, translated from the coding sequence ATGGGTGTGCAGATCGAGGTGGAGGGGCTGGCCAAGTCCTTCGGCCGGCAGACCATCTGGCAGGACGTGTCGCTGACCGTGCCGGCCGGTGAGCTCAGTGTCCTGTTGGGACCGTCGGGCACCGGGAAGTCCGTGTTCCTCAAGTGCCTTGTCGGCCTGCTGCGGCCGGAGCGGGGTCGGATCATCGTCAACGGCGTCGACCTGTGCCGCTGCACCGAGGCCGAGCGCTACCGGCTGCGCAAGCTGTTCGGCGTGCTGTTCCAGGACGGCGCGCTGTTCGGTTCGATGACCGTGTACGACAACATCGCTTTCCCGCTGCGGGAGCACACCCGCAAGACCGAGGCCGAGATCCGTCGCATCGTCGCCGACAAGACCGAGCTCGTCGGCCTGGCCGGGGCCGAGCACAAGCTGCCCGGCGAGATCTCCGGCGGCATGCGCAAGCGGGCCGGTCTGGCCCGGGCCCTCGTGCTCGACCCGGAGATCATCCTGTGCGACGAACCCGACTCCGGCCTCGACCCCGTCCGCACCGCCTACCTGAGCCAGCTGCTCGTCGACCTGAACGCTCAGGTGGACGCGACCATCCTGATCGTCACGCACAACATCAGCGTGGCCCGCACCGTGCCCGACAACCTCGGCATGCTCTACCGGCGGCGGCTGGTCGGCTTCGGCCCCCGCGAGATCCTGCTGACCAGCGAGGAACCGGTCGTCGCCCAGTTCCTCGGCGGCCACCGCCACGGCCCGATAGGTATGAGCGAGGAGCGGGACGCCGTCCTCGGCCATGCGGAAACCGCATGGCCGACGACCCTGCCCGACCTCGTGCCGCAGCTCGAGCCGAGCCCCGGACTACCCGTGCGCCAGGCGATCGGACGTCGCCAGGAGCGCGTGCGCACCCTGCTCCCCACCCTGTCCGAGGCGGCACGGCACCACGTGCTTTCGCATTGGGGCGTGCCCCGATGA